The Epinephelus moara isolate mb chromosome 21, YSFRI_EMoa_1.0, whole genome shotgun sequence DNA window CCATCCCCTTTTACAGACACACCCCTCGTCCACCCACAGTCTCTCGATTCATGTTGGCTCCGCTGCATCCCTCCCCTCTCCGACCTCCTCAGTCCAATTTTACATAAGCTCCCATTACTCCAGGACAATAAGCCATACCTCCCCAGCACGGGTTCAGTTACACACAGACTACAGATGCAATACATTTATGCAAATGATCCCGCAAAATAGAAGCAAACTCCTCCATGAGTGCAACAAAGACGTTAAGACAATCTACCAGTGTTATTTTACGCCTTCAGTTGTTGAAGCCATCTGGGAGACATTAAGCTGAGCGAATCATATTCGAAGTATGAGAACAACATCAAATCTGTAGTCTATCTCTCCACTGTTTTGCTTTAATTGCTTGCAGGGAAAACTACAGGGTGGAGGAAGACGGGGACAAACATTAGGACCTACCAAATGGCCAAGATAGGATTTGCAGGTTGTGCAAGCTGTGGAAAGTCTACACGAGATGGAGTCAAAACTGCGACACATAATATCTTTCTGTGCTGTGCAGATTATAGATATTAGCTCCTGAAGGAGTCCATTCGAGgagtgtttttgctgtgtgtgtggcggaaagagacaaaataaacagTGCAGTGTAGAAATTAAGCaatagacacaaaaaaaagctgggagaaggagggagagggtgggggtgggggtgtagCAGGCATTGCTAAAATGCCTGGTGAAGTGAGGCACAGCAAGTTTCACTTTGCAGCTTCCTCCACCTCTTATAAACATGCCACAGTTGCTGCTGCAAAGGAATGTCATTCAGCACCTCGTGTCGACATGAACAACTGTCGTGCCATGTCTGTCAGTCAATCAGCGGGGTGCTAGGTACAAGGCAGCGATCGCACTGATGCTGCATCggtggttaaaaaacaaacaaaccagcagTGGCTCTGAGTTGTTGGACGTGCCTGCAGCTCTGACAGGGGGGGCGTGCATGTTGGTTTAAGGTCCCAAACAGAATACACAGGAGTTTTTAGCCCACATTGTTGCAAAAGAAAAGGGCCATGGCGTGACAACGAGCACAGTTGGTCGACACACCCCACTGTCATGTCCCTTATCTGCAGAATAGGGGCACAGTGGAAAGACTACTGCTCAATGTCTGATAGGGCTTAGCTGTCATAAGAGGCTCCTGCTGTTATCAGCCTGGGAGCTGGGTCCTCTCACAGGCAATACATAGGTGCTCCAAAAACACAGCGCCTCCAGTCAGCTGCATTGTCACAAATCAAAATAAGTTTAATTTAAATGGCACAAGGGACATTTATCCAAAGTAATTTGGGTTTACATTATCTGAACCTTCAGCTCAGTCGCCAGAAGGATATGCTGTACTTCTCAAATACGttatatttgcatattttataAGCATCATTTCTTTCTAAAGTGACGTCTTGTATGCACTGACTTGACTTAATCTGGAGgtgtagagcagtggttcccaactggtgtgTCATGGGTCCaatctgaatggactgcaagtgactcatgaacgtgtgaagtttgtaaaaaacactttactttgaagtacagtgaatttccagcacagaggtTTAGTGAATAAGGGACAGCTGCTTcacagagacagtaaactaacttgacgacatggccaaacgcaagtatgatgctgaatgtatttaactgtgtggaacTTGAATTAATAGCTTGACCAGTTGGGATCCACTGGTGTAGAGGAtagtggatggcgtgacacctaggcgagacggctgccaagctgcagacaacggttcgaaaccaacaaacatcaaaaccGGGTATCTTTTCATTagtcattgctgtgttcccTGCAGCTTTTTACCCCCTAAATTTGGATGTTTTTAGTGACccgtcgctgtttttccagaaGGGATACGTTCAAGAAAAGCCATTGTTTTGTAATGAGACATTGCTTTGTTTCCTGGCAGGACTGTACccaccaaactgggtatttaaagccaaaacatgatcttttccaaaccaaaccaagtgtttttgtgcctaaacttctCTACAGTTAGCAAGTTTGAgcgtatctgctacataataacgtgcaaattagggccgtaacggtacatgtatttgtgtcaaaccgtacggtacgcgactttcagttcggcacgaccctgtaccgaattattgggcgcaggatattattttattttgttttattttaattccgtttttgcaagccgaaccatttaaaatatctagttccccgacggacataattgagtgacgcaCCGAGTCctgtaaatctccgctttcactttgtgcatggtgtgggttaaaatgaaaaagaaagtgacaaacacataagccNNNNNNNNNNNNNNNNNNNNNNNNNNNNNNNNNNNNNNNNNNNNNNNNNNNNNNNNNNNNNNNNNNNNNNNNNNNNNNNNNNNNNNNNNNNNNNNNNNNNNNNNNNNNNNNNNNNNNNNNNNNNNNNNNNNNNNNNNNNNNNNNNNNNNNNNNNNNNNNNNNNNNNNNNNctaagtaagttcctagtaaaactgaatctgagcaggctttaaagctgaccagctgcactatactttttattttaattgagtaaaactgttaaagcagaaatgtatatttatatttttcattcaaaaaatgtgttaaaaaaacagcaggattttatttttcacttttatatttgtattttcattcaaacaatgtaaaaaagcaggattatatatatatttgtttcattcaaaaattgtgtaaaaagagttaactgctgtggtggtatgttttaataaggttaccaataagtaaaagatatttaatagttgtctatttttttcattactgtaccgaaaaaaactaaaccgtgacttgtgtaccgaggcacgtaccgaaccgagatttttgtgtaccgttacacccctagtgcaaatgtaacatatccgtcaGTTGCAGAAACAGACAATGCCACCATTTTTCTGGTGATCAGACTGAGTGcttgaataaattatttttgtgaGAACTTTTAAACTGTAAGGCAGGAGAGCTGGGGATGGGCTACACACATGGCCTTTGTGagtatttatacttgtgcggtggtgtgtctgtgacacactgcagttacacctccaaaacactagtcggcggtgaggtttctgtgaagcgcCATAAAGTTTActtgatccaaaacacacattaaacacacattaaacatggctttatagcgacagtttcaaacacaagtacacaaatcagcttcactataactagcagcattcacaaacaaacacttgtgtttatctggacacattttccccacaaatacaacatgctaatgttattagcacaagcctatggcatttaacattgtaaaaattagcctagcagctaataaacttttcctctactcatatgaagccagggacaacagcaatgtttaacaaaggtaacgttacaaaattcagctccattacaactcacaaggttcaccgacaaaacaactgtcttatattaaacacgttttccaaacaaatgtcgcatgctaacgttattaacacaagcctatggcatttacattgtgtaaattagcctagcgacgagcgacGATTCAACGCATAAGTATAAATTCCACGTTAGATGGCAAACTGTAAATCAAAGATACTATGTGAAGTGAATGTGTTCTAAAAACGACAGGATTTTAGTTACTGTACTTGATGTGAATTTGAACACACCCAAATGACATATTATGATTATCTCCCTTTACAAACCTGGATAATATCCATAAATCCAATTataaatcagagaaaaaaggtgctCCTTGTCACTGCAGAATTTCCCCGAAAATCACCACGTTACAAGTTTTCTTCAGGGTGATGGCCGTCCGTACACCCATGGGTAAACTGCAAACAGGCACTGCTAGAAGCTAATTCAGCAAAGTTTTAAGCGGCCATTGTGCcataaagtaaacaaaacaggCTAAAAAACAGTAACATTAACTGTTGATGTTGCACTATCACTATGATTGCACAGTTGTCTTGATTTTGTCTGACGGGGGGCCCATAGTGTCAAACCCCTGCTCTCAAGTGTCAAAGTTGCTTCTGACACTAGCCATGCGTTTTACTGACATCACCCCTTGGTCCTCAAACCACTCACACATCACACTCTCTGTGGGTGCGTAAAGCCACTAAACAATTGAGGTTtggtgggttaatggcacagaaaggacaaaaaataaagttgtgaTCATACACTGATGAGTGTAAACTCCCTTAAGTGCGAGGCACACTCAAACAAACTGTTTAAGTGATTGTCCACCCACACGTGAGGAACAACGTAGTGCCAGCGTTCTGCAGTCTCTATCTCCTGTCTGCTCTGCATTCTGTTATATCTGTGAGACTGTAAAAGGAAACCACCAAGAGATTTCAGGCACTGTATCATTTCCGCTCATGTGTGCCATCTACAAGTGAAACTAAGTGCCAAAACTCGggaattaaagggacagttcacccccccaaaaaatcaaaaatacatatgtttcctcttacctgtgttgttatttatcagcctagattgtttcggtgtgagttgctgagtgttggagctATCGtccgtttttttcttttatggtGTATGCTTTTCATTTCTGCTGGACTCTTATTGTAAAGCGGCAATACTTGTGaagctcctgagtccaagactAATTTCCCCACGGGATCAGTAAAGTATATTGAACGTATTGTATCAGacctagatggcactcagcttgtggtgctccagTGTCGAAAAACtgtatttgaaaaactcaacagcaatgtcagaaatcatgacctggttactcaagataatccacagaccttgttgtgagcagtttcatgtaggaactattttctttctacttaaCTACACCTGTATCACCGCGCAGAGAGAAGCGTACATCTACTGCTAGTTCACCTAGCACGCCAGAGCTCAGCCGTGGAAGACACCATTAACATTTCATGCTGTCACGAGCAGGAGCCTCTCGtatatgagtagatgcacacttccttctgcacggtgattcagttgaaaaaaacagttcctacataaactgctcacaacaaggtctgtggattatcttgagtaaccaggtcctgatttctggaaagagacattgctgtttagttttttaaatgtattttttggcacgttgagcaccatctagttccattatattggagagaaggaagacatctctacggccgatatcgcaaacactcagcaactcacaccgaaaaaatctagactgataaaaagcacaACAATTTAGagtgaaatatgtatttttgattttgggggtgaactgtccctttaagagagaGATTACTTTTGGAAAGGAAGCCATAATAACTCATAAAAAGATGCCACGTGTTCACAAATATTTTGCCCCTTACTGTGCGACACACTAACTTAATTATCCCTAAAGAACAATACCACATTTCAGTTCTTAAACCTCtgccaaaatgtctgctgtggttTATATTTATGAGAATGAATTTTTAGATGCAGTGTGACACACACTTTAAGAGGACGTCATCATCTCAGATATCCATTGTGAATCAACGTCTATAACTAGCTAAGAAATCAAAGAACTTGCCTGAGTCTGTCCGACCTAAAGATGATTCAGCAGCATAATATCTGCAGCACAAAGCTAAAACACATATTTCAGCCAACATGGTAAAAATCCTCTGTAAACACATTCCTGAGGAGAGCCCGACAGGGATGTGAGTGGAAACCGTGATATCATAAATGTGGCAACACAAAATCAAATACTCTCCACAGCGTTTGTATTAGACGGTCTTTTCCGGAGCAGGAACTAACTTATTAAAAGGTCACGCACGCAGCACGTTATAAAGCGTGGCCACAAGTAGCTTAAGGCTAACAGAGAGCTGAGTGAACACATCTCTGATGTTTGTGGCCAAGGCCGTCGCCTCAGAGAGCTAAAgtgggaggagaaggaggctAGAGACCAGCGACAAAAtgcttccacacacacacaaattcacaccCTTGCACACAATGAATCACAGTGTTACAGGAGTCATGTGCGCATTTAACAAGTTGTTGCCTGTGCAGTGGAAGCCATGGATGTTTACCGCAAGTGTGCTACGCTTCTCTGGTTTCTCTGGGCTCTAATgagaaacaacaaacattaaatttccttcCTGTGTGCCACCAAGTTTCCTTGTGTGCCACTTCTCTCATCCTTCTACGCACCCCCCTCCTTCCAAACCTCCCTGAAACAAAGGGGGAAAACCCTGCTCATCTGACAAACTGGATGACCAACACTGAAACGCTCACTGCCTCTGCTCACAACCTTCTTGTGATCACAGTTAACCGCCAAAAAAACGCCCGTTATGACAAACTTCTCTCCTCCTGGACACTGAAATAGGCACGTTACACTATGTGACTGTTCAAAGTCTGTGTACTATTGTGTGATAATGTTGCACAGTCATGGTGATGATGCTCAACAGGGATGAGAATTTTCAAACACTTGGGAAAAACTGGAGACTGTTACCTGTCCACATCCCCGTCGACAGGTATGTGGATTCCAAACAGGCTGTTGACAGTCGGCGTGGCGAGCTGCAGGCTCTCAGGCATAAGGGGCTTCACCGGTTCCTTCCCAGAGACGACAGGAGACTGTGCGTTGACGAGACCCTCTGACTTCCCTACACCTGCACCGCTGCCACCCTCTACATGTCCAAATCCAGCTGCTGGGAGGCCCTGCGCCCCCAAAGCCACTAGAGTCCTGCTGTGGGGTATCTGACCCGGAGGCAAACTGGAGGTTGTCACATTTGGCATGGCTGCACTGGAGGCACTGGGCACAGCAGTGGGCACAGTGGTGGGCACACTGGAGCTCACTGCGCTGGCAGGCACGTTTTGTACACCGGAGGATGCAGGGTGGAGGCCGTGGGGTTGAGGCTGTCCGGTGGCTGTGTACTGACCCACAGCGGATCCACCGACCAGCATGGAGCCTCCGACGCCTCCCATTCCTCCggtctgctgctgcaggaggaccGCAGCTGGCTGTCCGGGAGGTACAGATCCCCCCCCTGCTCCTGCGACATCTCCAACCTGACTCGGCAGTGACACCACTCCAGAGGCTGGAGGCAGGACTGGAGCGTGTGCTTGTCCCACAGGCTGAGGCCCTGCAGACTGGCCGGTGGAAAgccctggctgctgctgctgatagtACTCCGTCTGGTTCTGTAGCAGTCCAGAAGACTGGCCGGTCAGGTGGTGGCCCAtaggaagctgctgctgctggggagGGTAAGTGACGGTCTGGGCTGTAGGCGGCATGATGGGGGACTTTTGTATGTGTACAACAGGTTGAGGCAGGCCGTTTTGTCCTACGGGCAGCACGCCCTGGGGAGCAGAAGGCTGGAGACCCACTGTTGGCTGAGCTGGGACAGCTGCAGGCTTGCTGCTGGAGAACGCACTCTTCGTGGCCGACCCACTGACACCCTGCTGCCGGGCGCTGTAGTGTGGATGCTGgatttgttgctgctgctgcggtgGCGTCTCCACTGAATGCATGCGGGATGACGGGACAGAAGCGTCCGCCACAGAGCCCAAACCCTGACCTGAGTGTGTTGCCGGGGCAACCACAGATCCTCCCGTTTGCCCGATCCCACTGTCTCTGTCCGCAGCAGGGTCCAGTGCGGTCGCACTGGCATGCCTAATGCTATCTACAGTCCTACTGACAGCAGAGCCCTCAGAGTCCTTCTCGTAAAACTCTGTACACGTCCACCTGCCTCTTCGAAAGGGTTCTCCGGTACCATGATCGAGTTTGATGACCCTGAAGCGTGAAGTGCAACTCACTGTGGAGGTGGCAGGAGCAGGAGCTGAACTGGTCACTGCAGCAGGTTGGGATGTGTTTACTGACACACTGGTTGCAGGAGCAGGCTGTTGCTGCATTGCCCCGGGCTGACTGATGGGGGCTACACCAGTTGCAGCGCCGATCcccggctgctgctgctgctgctgcccaccTTGAGTCGAGCCCGACACTCCCCCCTTCCGATACTCCCCCATGGCGCTGCCTGACAGCGCAGACACCTGACCGACTTGAGGTATGTGTGATGGTGCCATAACACTGATCGCCTCTGGCTCCCCGACATTATTCAGGGCTTCTTCGGATGAACTCCTGTCACACGCAGGCTCGTACTCAGCCCGTGACATGTCGTAGATCTCTGACGACACATCTTCAGTCCGCGACTCGTCTGGGTCGTCCAGACTCTCCGTGTCGTCCGCGGCACCTATAGCCGCCACCTGGGCCTGAGTCACACTGGTGATCTGGAAACAGCTCTTCTTCTTGGCCGGCATTTTCGACATATTGACAGCCTGATTCCGAGTCCCGTATGGCTATGTGTATCCTCCGTCAGAAAGGGACGAGCTGGGTGCAGCCTCTAAGAGCTTAGATCATATTAAACAGCACACTGGGGTCTATTTTACTTCTCGCTGTGATCAAGATGAATCTACGCcatccctcttcctctctcggTCTCCTGTTGCGTTTCATGAGCTCATAACGCAACGCCACACTTTGTGTCGTCTTGTCCAGCAACGCGGCTCTAGACGCTGACACCAGCCGCCCGGAGGATGATCGACCCGGGGCTTTCAGTCGGTCCGGACCGGCCTGCTAATGTCCCGGCTGTGCAGTTGTCAAACGGCCGTTGTCGCAGAGAGTGTTGCCCAGCTGCAGGACCTACTTTAGGCTGAGGAGGGCCCGCAGCCCTCCACTCACCAAGCTAGCTAGCGAGTCAAGCCAACTGGCTGCTGCACACTCCCCCTACGTCGGAACAAGTATGTGAGACATCTTCCCGAAAGCGGTCCTTCGTGTCCACTCACCTCGGCAGCTCACGGTCGGTCGGCGGGGACACTCGGGGTGAAGCTAACGGCGGTCGAGACAGAAACCCGCTGTTTAATATCACGCTTTAAAACAAATGAGAGTCTAAACAGCGCCTACAGTTGCCTCCCTCTCTCAGTCACTCTTGACAAGATGGCTATGTTGTATGCAACCGCGCTGCATCGTGGGTAGGTAGAGTGCGTAAGGATGTTTACGTACGAGGCGTTCGAGAATCCCCCGCTCGTGCTGCCTTCATTTACCCTCGGGAAAAGCACAATCACAAAGCGCGCACAGGAAATCAGAAGATAGCTGATAAAGCGAACATTTTCTAGAGTATTTTTTCAACCAGTAGACAAGTTTCCATCCCAACTAATCTCTCTATagttttttaatcatatttattATTAGTTTCTCTCTTGCTGAAGCTTTTTGTTTGACTGCTGGTTATAATTTTTAAGTAGAAATGCCAAATATTCTACTGtggtgtcagtatttgatgcttttctctgttttatttcactgttaattaaatattacatatattatttatttttttattgtttagtttagtttggtttagtttagtGTGTGCAATGACATTAGTCATTTACAAGAAACGAAAACATtgttgcaccagatttagcaaAACACttatttccatctgtagtcctaTACATAACAAGTAGATGCTATGAATAAGAATAGAATTCAAGGTGCAGTGCAGACTACAGTAAATCCATGTGCCTAACATAATAGAAGCAGTATGTACACACTGCACAGTACAAAATACAGtataaaaaacacagcagttacCTTGTGAAGTGACCACGTTACTGGTGCTGATGCCttacataataaaaacagtaagtcTGTCTATCCAATGACTGGTCATTTTCTTTCAAATTAACTTTTGAAAGCAATGCATAAACACCCATCAAATTTCTGTTACACAAACTTCATCAATAAAACTGATTCTGATAATAATAAAGAGCCTAAATAAACAAATTGAAGACATCATCTTGGATTCTAGGAAACTGTGACTGACATTATCCGGCTATAACCTCACTACTACTACGTCCTCGTTCTTCACACTTTCTGTGTCGTGCCATGTTGGATACAAGAGTCAAGATTCAAGAAGTTAATTATCATATgcacaggggaaaaaaaaaaacagcggtTGACACTGCACGATGAAATTCTTAATTGCCAGAGCTTCACACAAAACAATAGTAAAATTAGACTTAAAGTtagattttaagaaaaaaataaaataagataaacttaacataaaatgaaaataaaataaatgaataagcagaaacaaaaaagtttcagaAACCAGATTTTAATAGTAAAGATCAAGttcaacatgtttttcttcaaaagaaaactttaattctaatgttattattgttttgtgtgaGGGGAGACTTGCAATTAAGACCCCAGATTTGCTGTTTGgttgatttgatttaaaaacattcaCTTACGAATACGCACCACAGAAGCACAAAACTGATTTGATGAAggattttatgaaagatttaattttattttcaaggtcAGGGCCCTGAGATCAGGTTATACAGCATAACTTACCTTACAGCTCCTATCAAATCTGGTCATTTTGTCTACTTTATTTATCATATTTGGGGACTAATTTCCAATTAGATAGCACAAACCAGACGCTAGTCATGGCAACAAGTGAGGGAAATAGTAAtagaatttattattatcaagTATACACATACCGTGAGAATAACTGATGTTACTGAGAATTCTCCCTTGTTGTTTGACTTTGAGTTGTGAAGCAGGTTTTTAcgaaaaatcaaaaacaagacACTGAGCGGTGATACATTTTATATTGCACCTGGGTTACTTTCTTAAACACGACAGCAGCTGTCAGAGTGCTAGGTTGCTGCGTAGCATTCATTTAATTAGACTGTTACCAAGTTACTCCTTTTAACCATAAATGACAGACTTTATTGGAGTGCACTTGAAGGCATCACTCTGGCTCCCTCTCTATGTATTTGTATGCTGCAGTGTTACTGTATACCAGATATTATCAAAGTTCTCCTCCTACTGGTTGTACAGTAGCCTAATAAAGAGAGATTACAGGATCCTATAGTTCTCACTCTGTGGAGGAGCTTTGTTAAAAATTCCTTGTGTGCACTTTTATAAAGTCATGGAAAGGATGAGAAGGATAATCACTGCTGCAGGGTCATACTACAACTCAGTAACAGTCC harbors:
- the LOC126383014 gene encoding TSC22 domain family protein 2-like isoform X1; this translates as MSKMPAKKKSCFQITSVTQAQVAAIGAADDTESLDDPDESRTEDVSSEIYDMSRAEYEPACDRSSSEEALNNVGEPEAISVMAPSHIPQVGQVSALSGSAMGEYRKGGVSGSTQGGQQQQQQPGIGAATGVAPISQPGAMQQQPAPATSVSVNTSQPAAVTSSAPAPATSTVSCTSRFRVIKLDHGTGEPFRRGRWTCTEFYEKDSEGSAVSRTVDSIRHASATALDPAADRDSGIGQTGGSVVAPATHSGQGLGSVADASVPSSRMHSVETPPQQQQQIQHPHYSARQQGVSGSATKSAFSSSKPAAVPAQPTVGLQPSAPQGVLPVGQNGLPQPVVHIQKSPIMPPTAQTVTYPPQQQQLPMGHHLTGQSSGLLQNQTEYYQQQQPGLSTGQSAGPQPVGQAHAPVLPPASGVVSLPSQVGDVAGAGGGSVPPGQPAAVLLQQQTGGMGGVGGSMLVGGSAVGQYTATGQPQPHGLHPASSGVQNVPASAVSSSVPTTVPTAVPSASSAAMPNVTTSSLPPGQIPHSRTLVALGAQGLPAAGFGHVEGGSGAGVGKSEGLVNAQSPVVSGKEPVKPLMPESLQLATPTVNSLFGIHIPVDGDVDRNPSKAFYQAFQSGSRLRDSKAHSDRASGTNVAAIDNKIEQAMDLVKSHLMYAVREEVEVLKEQIKELFERNSVLERENAVLKSLANSEQLSQLPAHSATSSGATPPQQGLSQPQQQAQPPLQAQPQPQSHPQLQHHPKPQQIQTQPQLDPGQQQMQPNVTSA
- the LOC126383014 gene encoding TSC22 domain family protein 2-like isoform X2; translation: MSKMPAKKKSCFQITSVTQAQVAAIGAADDTESLDDPDESRTEDVSSEIYDMSRAEYEPACDRSSSEEALNNVGEPEAISVMAPSHIPQVGQVSALSGSAMGEYRKGGVSGSTQGGQQQQQQPGIGAATGVAPISQPGAMQQQPAPATSVSVNTSQPAAVTSSAPAPATSTVSCTSRFRVIKLDHGTGEPFRRGRWTCTEFYEKDSEGSAVSRTVDSIRHASATALDPAADRDSGIGQTGGSVVAPATHSGQGLGSVADASVPSSRMHSVETPPQQQQQIQHPHYSARQQGVSGSATKSAFSSSKPAAVPAQPTVGLQPSAPQGVLPVGQNGLPQPVVHIQKSPIMPPTAQTVTYPPQQQQLPMGHHLTGQSSGLLQNQTEYYQQQQPGLSTGQSAGPQPVGQAHAPVLPPASGVVSLPSQVGDVAGAGGGSVPPGQPAAVLLQQQTGGMGGVGGSMLVGGSAVGQYTATGQPQPHGLHPASSGVQNVPASAVSSSVPTTVPTAVPSASSAAMPNVTTSSLPPGQIPHSRTLVALGAQGLPAAGFGHVEGGSGAGVGKSEGLVNAQSPVVSGKEPVKPLMPESLQLATPTVNSLFGIHIPVDGDVDRASGTNVAAIDNKIEQAMDLVKSHLMYAVREEVEVLKEQIKELFERNSVLERENAVLKSLANSEQLSQLPAHSATSSGATPPQQGLSQPQQQAQPPLQAQPQPQSHPQLQHHPKPQQIQTQPQLDPGQQQMQPNVTSA